The following proteins are encoded in a genomic region of Neomicrococcus aestuarii:
- a CDS encoding MarR family winged helix-turn-helix transcriptional regulator, which yields MPHDSLPHELMTRSFYEALYPFSLRFNSRRTLSPGKLGVLRHLAEHGRASTTELAAVVQVSQQAISLATKELEHLGFTARIPDDDDRRRTWITLTEAGQQKLTEELDAGVTWLQTAIQERLSNDERAILRAAIPVLQKLGSEAADD from the coding sequence GTGCCTCATGACTCTTTGCCTCACGAACTGATGACGCGCTCATTCTACGAAGCGCTGTACCCGTTCTCCCTCCGCTTCAATTCCCGGCGGACACTTTCGCCCGGAAAATTGGGCGTTCTGCGCCATCTCGCGGAGCACGGTCGTGCATCAACCACGGAACTCGCGGCCGTGGTTCAAGTCAGCCAGCAAGCAATTTCGCTCGCTACAAAAGAGCTCGAACACTTGGGATTTACTGCCCGCATCCCGGACGACGACGATCGCCGTCGTACCTGGATAACGCTCACCGAAGCGGGCCAACAGAAATTGACGGAAGAATTGGACGCCGGCGTCACTTGGCTGCAAACGGCCATCCAGGAACGTCTCTCTAATGATGAGCGCGCCATCCTTCGCGCTGCCATTCCTGTCCTTCAGAAGTTGGGATCAGAGGCGGCCGATGACTGA
- a CDS encoding MFS transporter: protein MTEVRSKLGPALIYAALSTAIVSSLGMLLVPTISREMNVSVSAAQWMLTANLLVGAVATPVMGRISDGPHKKRLLLWSLTIIFVGSVIAATAPNFSIFLVGRLLQGLTYGIVPVTIALARRYVTPDKVRSAISSLSVTVATGIGIGYPLTGIIAGLFDFRFAFWFAALFVVSAIIVVLRVVPAGPDEMAPRTPFDFAGAVLLGLGLGLLLLGISEGPNWGWGSLLTIGTFLVSVITLWAWVKVELASAHPLINLRVLRNGEVLLANSTAIGLGAVMYLGLSISSLIAQAPATTGYGIALQVFWAGWVMFPLSVGSFTANRVVRKVSHRIPLATLLPVGSCIMAASAFLMWLSHAQLWEILLGMLVLGLGMGASYAAMPGLIARSVAAEELGSSVSFNQVLRTVGSSFGTAVSAAVLAAHMAPDAHPTAEGIDLTLAISAGLAGVVFIALLIHALISRPKQSPHHRK from the coding sequence ATGACTGAAGTGCGATCTAAACTCGGGCCGGCGCTTATTTACGCGGCTCTGTCGACGGCTATCGTCAGCTCTTTGGGCATGCTGTTGGTGCCCACTATTTCGCGAGAAATGAATGTTTCCGTGAGTGCGGCGCAGTGGATGCTGACGGCGAACCTTCTGGTGGGCGCCGTGGCGACGCCGGTCATGGGGCGTATCAGCGATGGGCCGCATAAGAAGCGGCTGTTGTTGTGGTCGCTCACCATCATCTTTGTTGGATCCGTGATCGCAGCGACGGCGCCGAACTTCTCCATCTTCTTGGTCGGTCGTCTATTGCAGGGTTTGACGTATGGAATTGTGCCGGTGACGATTGCTTTGGCTCGTCGCTATGTAACGCCTGACAAGGTGCGTTCTGCCATCTCGAGTCTGTCCGTCACGGTGGCGACGGGTATCGGCATTGGTTATCCGCTGACAGGCATCATCGCGGGACTCTTCGATTTTCGATTCGCTTTCTGGTTTGCCGCGCTTTTTGTTGTCAGCGCCATCATTGTGGTGCTTCGCGTGGTTCCCGCGGGCCCAGATGAGATGGCTCCGCGGACTCCCTTCGACTTTGCTGGCGCGGTCTTGCTGGGTCTCGGCTTGGGGTTGCTCCTGCTCGGCATCAGTGAAGGCCCCAACTGGGGCTGGGGATCACTGCTGACCATCGGCACGTTCTTGGTTTCCGTCATCACTTTGTGGGCGTGGGTCAAGGTTGAATTGGCGTCTGCACATCCGCTCATCAACTTGCGCGTCCTGCGAAATGGCGAGGTGCTGCTGGCTAACAGCACGGCCATCGGTCTAGGTGCCGTGATGTATCTGGGACTTTCGATCTCCAGCTTGATTGCTCAGGCACCGGCGACCACTGGCTACGGCATCGCGCTGCAGGTGTTCTGGGCAGGATGGGTGATGTTCCCGCTTTCGGTGGGTAGCTTCACGGCAAACCGCGTGGTTCGCAAAGTGTCCCACCGCATCCCTTTGGCAACCCTGCTTCCGGTGGGCTCATGCATCATGGCAGCATCCGCATTTCTCATGTGGCTGTCCCATGCGCAGCTCTGGGAGATCCTCCTTGGCATGTTGGTGCTTGGTCTGGGAATGGGCGCGAGCTACGCGGCGATGCCTGGACTGATTGCGCGCAGTGTCGCTGCGGAAGAACTCGGAAGCTCGGTCTCCTTCAATCAGGTTCTCCGCACTGTGGGTAGCTCCTTCGGAACCGCCGTCTCGGCTGCGGTGCTCGCGGCACACATGGCGCCGGACGCTCACCCGACTGCCGAAGGCATCGATCTGACCCTCGCCATTAGCGCTGGCCTTGCTGGTGTCGTGTTTATTGCGCTGCTTATTCACGCACTGATTTCGCGTCCCAAGCAGTCTCCTCATCACCGGAAATAG
- a CDS encoding cryptochrome/photolyase family protein, translating into MVAITWFRDDLRLADHAALSAAAKDPDGIVALYVLDDETAEVRPLGSAARWWLHESLQQLERSLATYSIPLILRRGPAEQVLPEVVSEVGATAVHWNRRYGAARALDARLKESLTARGITAHSYHGNLLFEPWTVTNSSGDPYAVYSAFWRACLRSPEPDHPLPIPTTLIPGGQQPYSEDLTAWNLQPVTPRWWNGFHDRWVPGEAKALEKLTHFLDSAVTRYHEERDFPARSATSELSPHLRFGEISPRTIWHISRAANQEVEVFLSELGWREFAWHTAYAFPDLHQRSLNQKYQDFPWRKGGGEEVQAWQQGNTGYGIVDAGMRELWQTGFMHNRVRMVAASFLTKNLLVDWRVGEEWFWDTLVDADEASNPFNWQWVAGCGRDASPYFRIFNPQTQQKKFDHDGLYVNCWAPESANLEPLVDLSHSRGEALAAYESIRH; encoded by the coding sequence ATGGTCGCTATCACGTGGTTCCGAGACGATTTAAGGCTTGCAGATCACGCGGCACTCAGTGCGGCGGCGAAAGATCCGGACGGAATCGTGGCGCTATACGTACTCGATGACGAAACTGCCGAAGTCCGTCCCCTTGGAAGTGCCGCTCGATGGTGGCTTCACGAGTCGCTCCAACAACTTGAGCGTTCTCTGGCCACCTATTCCATTCCATTGATTCTGCGTCGCGGCCCCGCAGAACAGGTGCTCCCCGAGGTGGTGTCAGAGGTCGGAGCCACCGCTGTGCACTGGAACCGCAGGTACGGAGCGGCCCGGGCTCTCGATGCTCGACTTAAAGAGTCGCTCACCGCTCGTGGAATTACTGCCCACTCCTACCACGGCAATCTGTTGTTCGAACCGTGGACAGTCACGAATTCCAGCGGGGATCCCTATGCTGTGTATTCAGCGTTTTGGCGAGCATGCTTGAGGTCGCCTGAACCCGACCATCCGCTTCCCATTCCAACCACACTGATCCCAGGTGGCCAGCAACCTTATAGCGAAGACCTAACGGCATGGAATCTTCAGCCCGTAACTCCTCGTTGGTGGAACGGATTTCACGACCGCTGGGTACCCGGCGAAGCGAAGGCACTCGAAAAGCTCACTCATTTCCTGGATAGCGCCGTGACTAGGTATCACGAAGAGCGTGATTTTCCAGCGCGAAGCGCTACTTCTGAGCTATCTCCCCACCTACGCTTTGGAGAAATCAGCCCTCGAACCATCTGGCATATCAGCCGCGCGGCGAATCAAGAAGTTGAAGTATTCCTTTCCGAACTTGGATGGCGCGAGTTTGCTTGGCACACTGCTTACGCATTCCCAGACCTTCACCAACGATCACTCAACCAGAAGTATCAAGACTTCCCATGGCGCAAGGGGGGCGGCGAGGAGGTTCAAGCTTGGCAACAAGGCAACACCGGGTACGGGATAGTAGACGCAGGCATGCGAGAGCTGTGGCAAACCGGCTTCATGCATAACCGAGTCCGCATGGTGGCGGCATCCTTCTTGACGAAGAATCTGCTGGTGGACTGGAGGGTGGGTGAAGAGTGGTTTTGGGACACGCTCGTCGACGCGGATGAAGCCAGCAATCCCTTTAACTGGCAATGGGTAGCAGGTTGCGGGCGCGATGCCTCACCGTACTTTCGAATCTTCAACCCACAAACGCAGCAAAAGAAGTTCGATCATGACGGCCTCTACGTCAACTGCTGGGCTCCTGAAAGCGCCAACCTCGAACCCCTTGTGGATCTGTCCCACTCTCGCGGCGAGGCTCTGGCCGCCTATGAGTCAATAAGGCACTGA
- a CDS encoding Rieske 2Fe-2S domain-containing protein: MSTNTVTAKILPHPLNAWYVAAWDHEVTRKPMSRRIANRPVALYRTEDGRAVALADACWHRLAPLSQGKVVGKDGLQCPYHGIVYNSAGRCISMPAQETINPSAIVPSFPVVERYRYVWIWMGDPTLADPDLVPDMSQMTSEEWAGDGLTIHADCNYQLILDNLMDLTHEEFVHSSSIGQDELSESDFVVTHEGNRVTVTRWMHNIDAPPFWLKNMRDKFPGFEGKVDRWQIIHFEAPSTIRIDVGVAKAGTGAPQGDRSQGVNGYVMNTITPETDRSSHYFWAFMRNYRLDSQLITTQLRDGVHGVFAEDEAMLQAQQAAIDANPDYQFYNLNIDSGGMWVRRILTAMLEAEGRLVAS, encoded by the coding sequence ATGAGCACGAATACCGTGACCGCCAAGATTCTGCCGCACCCGTTGAACGCCTGGTACGTCGCGGCGTGGGATCACGAAGTGACCCGAAAGCCCATGTCACGCCGCATTGCCAACCGTCCGGTGGCGCTTTATCGGACGGAAGACGGGCGCGCTGTGGCGCTCGCCGACGCGTGCTGGCACCGCCTCGCGCCGCTGTCGCAGGGCAAGGTTGTGGGCAAGGACGGCCTGCAATGCCCCTACCACGGCATTGTTTACAACTCCGCTGGACGCTGCATTTCCATGCCTGCGCAGGAGACCATCAACCCGAGCGCGATCGTCCCGAGTTTCCCAGTGGTGGAGCGCTACCGCTACGTGTGGATCTGGATGGGCGACCCAACGCTTGCGGATCCGGACTTGGTGCCGGACATGTCCCAGATGACGTCGGAGGAATGGGCCGGCGACGGCCTCACGATTCACGCGGACTGCAACTACCAGCTGATCCTCGATAACCTCATGGACCTCACGCACGAGGAGTTCGTGCACTCGTCCTCGATTGGCCAGGATGAGCTGAGCGAATCCGACTTTGTGGTGACACATGAGGGCAACCGCGTCACCGTCACGCGCTGGATGCACAACATCGATGCGCCGCCATTCTGGCTCAAGAATATGCGGGACAAGTTCCCTGGTTTCGAGGGCAAGGTGGATCGCTGGCAGATTATTCACTTCGAAGCGCCGAGCACTATTCGTATTGACGTTGGCGTTGCCAAGGCCGGCACCGGTGCGCCCCAGGGCGACCGCAGCCAAGGCGTCAACGGCTACGTCATGAACACCATCACCCCGGAAACTGATCGATCCAGCCACTACTTCTGGGCGTTCATGCGCAACTACCGCCTAGACAGCCAGCTCATCACCACGCAATTGCGCGATGGCGTGCACGGTGTTTTCGCCGAAGACGAGGCCATGTTGCAAGCCCAGCAAGCCGCGATCGACGCGAATCCGGACTACCAGTTCTACAACCTCAACATCGACTCCGGAGGCATGTGGGTGCGCCGCATCCTCACCGCGATGCTGGAGGCCGAAGGCCGGTTGGTGGCGTCCTAA
- a CDS encoding PDR/VanB family oxidoreductase produces the protein MAVSQTQVWQSATVVEVSEIARDIKRIVFAPELPVKAEPGSHIDLLVQIDGEDVQRSYSVVDSSEDGSRIAISVFKAPLSRGGSEFMHTVSVGDSLRITQPLQNFPLRVGAQKYVLLAGGIGVTAIANMARVLKRLKADYTLVFVGRSREAMAYFAELEAEHGERFQAHIDDEGTSLSVAELLNDVDLNTELYMCGPIRLMDAVRRAWIERELDLPNLRYETFGNSGWYDPEEFIVRVPKLNLEVRVPTDRSMLEALEDAGADMMFDCRKGECGLCEVRITELTGIIDHRDVFYSERQQRLNQKMNCCVSRVVGSADKASEGASAQRAVVTIESS, from the coding sequence ATGGCGGTTTCACAAACGCAGGTGTGGCAATCGGCGACCGTTGTTGAGGTCTCCGAGATTGCGCGCGACATCAAACGCATTGTTTTTGCTCCGGAATTGCCGGTGAAGGCGGAGCCTGGCTCCCACATTGATCTGCTGGTGCAGATTGATGGCGAGGACGTTCAGCGCTCTTACTCGGTGGTGGATTCGTCCGAGGACGGTTCGCGGATTGCCATCAGCGTGTTCAAGGCGCCGCTGTCTCGCGGTGGTTCCGAGTTCATGCATACGGTTTCCGTGGGGGATTCGTTGCGGATCACTCAGCCGCTCCAGAACTTCCCACTGCGGGTTGGCGCGCAGAAGTACGTGCTGCTTGCGGGTGGCATTGGCGTGACGGCGATTGCGAATATGGCACGGGTGTTGAAGCGACTCAAGGCGGATTACACCCTGGTTTTCGTGGGACGTAGCCGTGAAGCGATGGCGTATTTCGCAGAACTCGAGGCCGAGCACGGCGAGCGATTCCAAGCCCACATCGACGACGAGGGCACGTCGCTCTCCGTCGCCGAACTGCTCAACGACGTGGACCTGAACACGGAGCTCTACATGTGCGGACCCATCCGCCTCATGGACGCCGTGCGCCGCGCGTGGATTGAACGCGAATTGGACCTACCGAATTTGCGATACGAAACCTTCGGAAATAGCGGTTGGTATGACCCCGAAGAGTTCATTGTTCGCGTTCCCAAACTGAATCTCGAAGTGCGCGTCCCCACGGATCGCTCCATGCTGGAAGCGCTCGAGGACGCGGGCGCGGACATGATGTTTGACTGTCGCAAGGGCGAATGCGGCCTCTGTGAAGTGCGCATCACCGAGCTCACCGGCATCATTGATCACCGCGACGTGTTCTATAGCGAGCGCCAGCAGCGCCTGAATCAGAAGATGAACTGCTGCGTTTCGCGGGTGGTGGGGTCTGCTGACAAGGCTTCTGAAGGTGCCAGCGCGCAGCGCGCCGTGGTCACTATCGAGTCCAGCTAA
- a CDS encoding reverse transcriptase domain-containing protein: protein MRPAGFSVPKPSGGERIISAFQIADEVVSNRVFRSLTRKNLPKLSARAYAYRPDLGPHDAISYISTEFLREQRLFVAEYDFSKFFDKVDHNYILSSLDSIGINRTPLEQYLIERFLQSPEPYLSTRDKNEDVSPRTYGIPQGTSLSLFLANLAASELDRGLERLGVSFVRYADDTLIWSTDYGRIGEAASLLQEASSRIGSPVNSEKSPGIRLLIKEETKNVEMASTKYVDYLGHRLSLRNVSLKDSSITRLKNRINKLIYTNLLLEPLQRTQDFNRLTNVDRDYVTLIWQLRRYLYGPLSESDIRRFQTGAIPPMSFEGVMSFFPLITDENALREIDEWMATRVWLAMRKRTELLKTPETKLPQPHNMEKSKLIGFQTTSTRTGDIIDLRMPSVRKIAKVMKMAISTHGLHVVSGQAPLYLYSQE from the coding sequence ATGCGCCCCGCGGGCTTTAGCGTCCCAAAACCCTCCGGTGGCGAACGAATTATCAGCGCATTCCAAATTGCTGACGAGGTAGTCTCTAATCGAGTTTTTCGTTCTCTAACCCGCAAGAATTTACCAAAGCTCAGCGCACGAGCATATGCCTACCGGCCAGATCTGGGACCACACGACGCAATCTCATATATTTCGACCGAATTTCTAAGGGAACAGCGTCTTTTTGTCGCCGAATACGATTTCAGCAAATTTTTCGATAAAGTTGATCACAATTATATATTATCCTCACTTGATTCAATCGGAATAAATAGAACACCTCTTGAACAATATTTAATCGAGCGCTTCCTACAATCACCCGAGCCATATCTTTCTACTCGCGACAAGAATGAGGATGTCTCACCCAGAACTTATGGGATTCCACAGGGCACCTCACTCAGCCTATTTCTCGCTAATCTCGCCGCCTCCGAATTGGATCGCGGGCTTGAGAGACTCGGAGTTAGCTTCGTTCGATACGCCGACGACACACTTATTTGGAGCACCGATTACGGACGGATTGGGGAGGCCGCCTCGCTTTTGCAGGAGGCATCTAGCCGGATTGGCTCGCCAGTAAATTCAGAGAAGAGCCCTGGAATCCGGCTTCTCATCAAGGAGGAGACCAAGAATGTAGAGATGGCCTCAACAAAATACGTCGACTATTTGGGCCACCGACTTAGTCTTCGAAATGTCAGCTTGAAAGATAGCTCCATTACACGTTTGAAAAATCGAATCAACAAGTTGATTTATACCAACCTCCTGCTAGAGCCTTTACAACGCACCCAAGATTTCAATCGCCTAACCAATGTTGACAGGGACTATGTGACATTAATATGGCAACTTCGCCGATACTTATACGGACCTCTAAGCGAAAGCGACATTCGCCGTTTTCAAACGGGTGCAATACCACCTATGTCATTTGAAGGAGTAATGTCCTTCTTTCCCCTAATAACGGACGAGAATGCACTGCGAGAAATCGATGAATGGATGGCGACACGAGTGTGGCTTGCAATGCGAAAACGAACTGAGCTTCTGAAGACACCCGAAACAAAACTTCCGCAGCCACACAATATGGAAAAAAGCAAGCTTATTGGCTTTCAAACCACGTCAACACGTACTGGAGATATTATCGATTTGCGAATGCCAAGCGTTCGCAAAATTGCAAAGGTGATGAAAATGGCCATTTCCACTCATGGCCTTCACGTTGTGTCTGGCCAAGCACCGCTCTACCTTTATTCACAAGAATAG
- a CDS encoding DUF3052 domain-containing protein, whose product MSKTIAEKLQIKPGNSVHVVGASAEELALLEPLPEGASFVDGIEESVADSALIFARDKAQLDELFLPVRDHLAGTRAGWVLYPKGNRSDINRDSIWRYMEEFDWTLNSNVSIDDYWSAVRFKMK is encoded by the coding sequence ATGTCCAAGACCATCGCCGAAAAGCTTCAGATCAAGCCCGGAAATTCAGTGCACGTGGTGGGCGCCAGCGCCGAAGAACTCGCCCTATTGGAACCGTTGCCGGAGGGTGCGAGCTTTGTTGACGGAATCGAGGAAAGCGTTGCCGACTCAGCCCTCATTTTCGCGCGCGACAAGGCGCAACTGGATGAACTTTTCCTGCCTGTGCGCGACCATCTAGCTGGGACTCGCGCGGGCTGGGTGCTATATCCGAAGGGCAATAGGTCAGACATCAACCGGGACAGCATCTGGCGGTACATGGAAGAGTTCGACTGGACGCTGAACTCCAACGTGTCCATTGACGATTACTGGTCTGCGGTGCGGTTCAAGATGAAGTGA
- a CDS encoding PD-(D/E)XK nuclease family protein, which produces MDDYDLITELLPVLGRSSHESFNVFNVMHHGTHEKQLSNIFRWILDIGGSRRFETLGQRVFLNLIRERLGPSADLPDEPYSVRQEVNTAESGHRLDIADLVLENDSTVVVVENYETSDGHGHSYNSYLKYGQRDGKFGVVVLLCASEYTYLQSDGWERATVITYERFLDRLMDELNKERNYAQLHTEQYSFLIQMHRKFAAKGDEVSDSEFLAFIDAICVSGEARRYRERTSDVAAEKFASDVAERARERFEGGREVLKRVKDRLKIYARSTLHNQLDGKLRAGSVREIRANYVGIYQWIVELVVTADDGATSAQNFEIRFGPTAWNYVENESDSLSLGDGETVDYSKLFIASTGNRRIMRQSQVSLLEVLHGLSADDYRLRDEILALDATS; this is translated from the coding sequence ATGGATGACTACGACCTCATAACCGAGCTCTTGCCCGTGCTGGGCCGGTCGAGTCATGAATCGTTCAATGTCTTCAACGTGATGCACCATGGGACGCATGAGAAACAGCTGTCGAACATCTTTCGATGGATTCTGGATATCGGAGGCTCGCGCCGCTTCGAAACGCTAGGCCAGAGAGTCTTTCTCAACCTGATCCGCGAGCGGCTGGGACCTTCGGCTGATCTGCCAGACGAGCCTTACTCCGTCCGTCAGGAAGTCAATACTGCCGAGTCAGGACATCGCCTAGATATCGCCGACCTCGTTTTAGAGAATGACTCGACCGTAGTCGTAGTGGAAAACTACGAAACCTCCGACGGCCACGGGCATAGCTACAACTCCTACCTCAAATACGGTCAGCGAGACGGTAAGTTCGGCGTCGTCGTTCTGCTCTGCGCATCCGAGTACACCTACCTCCAATCCGACGGTTGGGAACGTGCGACGGTGATTACGTATGAGAGATTCCTTGATCGCCTTATGGATGAGCTGAACAAGGAGAGGAACTACGCACAGTTACACACCGAGCAGTACTCGTTCCTCATCCAGATGCACAGGAAATTTGCCGCTAAGGGGGATGAAGTGAGTGATTCGGAGTTTTTGGCTTTCATCGACGCAATTTGTGTTTCGGGCGAAGCCAGACGCTACAGAGAGCGCACAAGTGATGTGGCCGCTGAGAAGTTTGCAAGCGACGTTGCCGAACGTGCAAGGGAGCGCTTTGAAGGCGGCCGAGAGGTTCTCAAGAGGGTTAAGGATCGACTCAAGATCTATGCGCGCTCAACCCTGCACAACCAGCTGGACGGCAAGCTTCGAGCGGGCTCTGTTCGCGAGATTCGAGCCAACTACGTGGGTATTTATCAATGGATCGTTGAGCTGGTTGTCACCGCTGACGATGGCGCCACGTCCGCTCAAAATTTTGAGATTCGATTCGGTCCAACAGCATGGAACTATGTCGAAAACGAGAGCGACAGTCTGAGCCTAGGTGACGGTGAAACTGTTGACTATTCGAAGCTTTTCATCGCAAGCACTGGCAACCGCAGGATTATGCGCCAGTCCCAAGTTTCGTTGCTGGAAGTTTTGCACGGCCTGTCCGCCGACGACTATCGCTTGCGGGACGAAATCCTGGCTCTCGATGCCACGAGTTGA
- a CDS encoding LLM class flavin-dependent oxidoreductase, with protein sequence MKNIGFLSFGHWTDHPQSGTRSASDALLQAIDLAVAAEELGADGAYFRVHHFAQQYASPFPLLAAIGARTKKIEIGTGVIDMRYENPLYMAEDAGAADLISGGRLQLGISRGSPEQVIDGWRHFGFSPAEGESDADMGRRHTERLLEVLTGEGFAQPNPRPMFPNPPGLLRVEPHSEGLRDRIWWGSGSNDTAVWAAKLGMNLQSSTLKNDENGKPFHVQQAEQIEIYRQAWKEAGHERTPRVSVSRSIFALTDDRDWQYFGRDRYSSDQVGQIDAKTRAVFGRSYAGEPDELIETLKQDEAIAAADTLLLTVPNQLGVEYNAHVIESILKHVAPGLGWR encoded by the coding sequence ATGAAGAACATAGGTTTTCTGTCATTCGGTCACTGGACCGACCATCCGCAGTCCGGGACACGCAGTGCGTCCGATGCGTTGTTGCAGGCAATTGACCTAGCCGTCGCTGCAGAAGAGCTGGGCGCTGATGGAGCATATTTCCGCGTCCACCACTTCGCTCAGCAATACGCGTCTCCGTTTCCACTCTTGGCGGCCATTGGCGCGCGCACCAAAAAGATTGAAATCGGTACGGGCGTCATCGATATGCGCTATGAAAACCCGCTGTACATGGCAGAAGACGCCGGCGCCGCGGACCTGATTTCGGGTGGCAGACTGCAGCTCGGCATTAGCCGTGGTTCACCAGAACAGGTGATCGACGGCTGGCGCCACTTCGGCTTCTCCCCTGCTGAGGGCGAATCCGATGCTGACATGGGACGTCGCCACACCGAGCGCTTGCTCGAGGTACTGACAGGCGAAGGCTTTGCACAGCCGAACCCTCGTCCGATGTTCCCGAATCCTCCGGGGCTGCTCCGCGTTGAGCCGCACTCCGAAGGACTTCGCGACCGCATTTGGTGGGGCTCCGGCTCCAACGACACCGCGGTCTGGGCAGCCAAGCTCGGCATGAATTTGCAAAGCTCCACCCTGAAGAACGACGAGAACGGCAAGCCGTTCCATGTTCAGCAGGCGGAGCAGATCGAGATCTACCGTCAGGCATGGAAGGAAGCCGGCCACGAGCGCACACCTCGCGTCTCTGTCAGCCGAAGCATCTTCGCCCTGACCGACGACCGCGACTGGCAGTACTTCGGCCGCGATCGCTACAGCTCGGACCAGGTGGGCCAGATCGACGCGAAGACTCGCGCCGTCTTTGGCCGTTCCTACGCGGGTGAGCCGGACGAACTCATCGAGACGCTCAAGCAGGACGAGGCCATCGCGGCCGCAGACACGCTGTTGCTCACGGTGCCGAATCAGCTCGGTGTTGAATACAACGCTCACGTCATTGAGTCGATCCTCAAGCACGTGGCTCCGGGTCTCGGCTGGCGCTAA
- a CDS encoding PaaI family thioesterase, translating into MSERKKVIEWADPRPGPATMPKLTGLEYMQQMMSRVLPAPPIASLMDFTLSEVSAGTVSFVCTPDESHYNPLGIVHGGLVCTLLDSALGCAVQTTLPQGSGYTSIEIKVNYLRGVTAESGELTVTGVVTKPGSRVAFAEGHVTDGAGKVVATATGSCLVFPIG; encoded by the coding sequence ATGTCTGAGCGCAAAAAGGTGATTGAGTGGGCGGATCCGCGGCCGGGTCCGGCGACGATGCCGAAACTGACCGGCCTAGAATATATGCAACAGATGATGTCCAGAGTCCTGCCTGCGCCGCCGATCGCAAGCCTCATGGATTTCACGTTGTCCGAGGTCAGCGCGGGAACTGTTTCGTTTGTGTGCACGCCGGACGAGTCGCACTACAACCCGCTCGGCATTGTTCATGGAGGGCTGGTGTGTACGCTGCTGGACTCGGCGCTGGGATGCGCTGTGCAGACCACGCTTCCGCAAGGCAGCGGCTACACGTCGATCGAAATCAAGGTCAATTACTTGCGCGGCGTGACCGCGGAAAGCGGCGAGCTGACTGTGACCGGCGTGGTGACGAAGCCCGGCAGTCGAGTCGCGTTCGCAGAGGGTCACGTGACGGACGGTGCGGGCAAGGTCGTGGCGACAGCCACGGGAAGCTGCCTCGTTTTCCCGATTGGTTAG
- a CDS encoding benzoate/H(+) symporter BenE family transporter, giving the protein MLRALLQPLVTAFSTRFTLGALTTFVVTISGLSIWNIHPAFWGFAIGYAISRLLEPADYAPSD; this is encoded by the coding sequence ATGCTCCGGGCGCTCCTGCAACCCCTCGTCACCGCGTTCTCCACCCGCTTCACGCTCGGCGCGCTCACCACGTTCGTCGTGACGATTTCCGGACTCAGCATCTGGAACATTCACCCGGCGTTCTGGGGTTTCGCCATCGGTTACGCGATTTCGCGTCTGCTGGAGCCTGCCGATTACGCGCCATCCGACTAA